In Acidimicrobiia bacterium, the DNA window CCGCGGAGCCGCTTCCGCAGGGCGCCCGGCCGGATGCGCTCGCGCTGTCCCGAGCCGCCGACGAACCCGAACGGCTTGCCGTCGAACGTGACGACGCGGTAGCCGTCGGCATCGTGGTGCACGCGGAAGGTGCGATCGCGGAACTCTGACGCGATGTAGCGCTCGAACAGGTCGACAGGTTCGTAGTAGTGGTTGTCGGCGTCGAAGACTCGGTAGTCGACCCGATGATCGACTGGTCGAGCGACGGCTGGCATCCCTACATAGTGTAGAAAAGGACTGCCGACGGTCAAGAGGGGAGCGCCAGTCGTGTCGCGACTTTCATCGGAGTGGGAGGACAAGCTGGCGATCCGCGAGGTGCTCGAGCGTTACATGCGGTACAACGACGACGGCGCGCTCGATCGGATCGTCGCACTGTTCGACGCCGACGGTGTCTACCAGGTGATGGGGCACATCATGCGCGGCCACGACGAGATTCGCGCGTTCCTCTCGGCCGACGGCGTGTTCGCCGACGGGAAGCCGCGTTGGACGGATCCCGGCCAACTGCTCATGCAACCGCGCAGCATGCACCTGAGCTCGAACCCGATCATCGACCTCGAGGGCAGCACGGCAACCGTCGAGAGCGAGTTCGTCGTCCTGCGGCGCGGCGAAGACGGCCGCGCCCGGATCGCGCTCGTCGGNNNNNNNNNNGGTCGCTACCGCGACCGGCTGCGCAAGAACGACGAGGGGGGGTGGGTCTTCGCGCACCGAACGGGTGTGTCCCTCGCTCGCGAAGGCGAGGCGGGGACCGACAGCGAGTGGCAACGCGCGATCCAACGGATGGACGAAGCGGAGAAGGAGCGACTGGACTCGTGAGCGATCCCACGCTCCACATCGGACTCGTCGTCGGTCCATACGTTGGTCGCATCGACCCCGACGCGGCGCAGGCCTACGCGCTCGCGACCAACGACCCGAACCCCGCTTACTTCGAGGGTGACGCGGTGCCGCCGGTCTACACCGTGGCGCTGATCCTGCCGGCGTTGCACGAGGGAATCCGGCTCGGGTCACCACCCGATGCGATCCCCGGCGTAC includes these proteins:
- a CDS encoding nuclear transport factor 2 family protein, which encodes MSRLSSEWEDKLAIREVLERYMRYNDDGALDRIVALFDADGVYQVMGHIMRGHDEIRAFLSADGVFADGKPRWTDPGQLLMQPRSMHLSSNPIIDLEGSTATVESEFVVLRRGEDGRARIALVG